The following coding sequences lie in one Calidithermus timidus DSM 17022 genomic window:
- a CDS encoding ABC transporter permease — translation MKALTSPTRTFPLEPAVVWVMWRRELLRYARDRSQVFGGFSRTVLWLIILGFGLGASFRDIEGYTYAQYIFPGVITLNILFAALQSAVALVWDREVGLLREVLVSPAPMLSVALGKLLGGASVAVVQGSIPLLFAPLIGVSFSLGSLLLAWGVMALLGLSVTGFGVVLASRMATFEGFGSISNGVIQPLYFLSGSIFPLKGIIGGVGFLDLPDTLRQELERLGIHTIGGGWVVQLPVWLQVLVYANPVTYFLDLLRAVSLRYQQLPMAADLAVVVVVPLLTTLLATLAMSRMHRR, via the coding sequence ATGAAGGCCCTCACCTCCCCCACCCGTACCTTCCCCCTCGAGCCGGCCGTGGTATGGGTGATGTGGCGGCGCGAGTTGCTGCGCTACGCCCGCGACCGCTCGCAGGTCTTCGGCGGCTTCTCCCGCACGGTGTTGTGGCTAATCATCCTGGGCTTCGGCCTGGGGGCCTCTTTCCGCGACATCGAGGGCTACACCTACGCCCAGTACATCTTCCCCGGCGTCATCACCCTCAATATCCTCTTCGCCGCGCTGCAATCGGCGGTGGCGCTGGTATGGGACCGCGAGGTAGGGCTCCTACGCGAGGTACTGGTCTCCCCCGCCCCCATGCTCTCGGTGGCGCTGGGCAAGCTGTTGGGGGGGGCCAGCGTCGCGGTGGTCCAGGGCTCCATCCCCCTGCTCTTCGCTCCCCTCATCGGGGTCAGCTTCAGCCTTGGCAGCCTGCTGCTGGCCTGGGGGGTGATGGCCCTGCTGGGCCTCAGTGTCACCGGCTTCGGGGTGGTCCTGGCCTCGCGCATGGCAACCTTCGAGGGCTTCGGCAGCATCTCCAACGGCGTGATCCAACCGCTGTACTTCCTGTCGGGCTCGATCTTCCCTCTCAAGGGCATCATCGGGGGGGTGGGCTTCTTGGACCTCCCCGACACCCTGCGCCAGGAGCTGGAGCGGCTGGGCATCCACACCATCGGCGGGGGCTGGGTGGTGCAGCTTCCGGTGTGGTTGCAGGTGCTGGTCTATGCCAACCCGGTGACCTACTTCCTGGACCTGCTGCGCGCGGTGAGCCTGCGCTACCAGCAGTTGCCCATGGCCGCCGACCTGGCCGTGGTGGTCGTCGTCCCCCTGCTGACTACCCTGCTGGCCACGCTGGCCATGAGCCGGATGCACCGGCGGTAA
- a CDS encoding beta-propeller fold lactonase family protein translates to MRLPLRFLIFAGCLGCVALLPTSLVQQQAVTYRAYVSNEYGANVTVIDVATDAVIGTITVAGRPGEVRPRGMAVSPDGRTIYVALSDFQPILEVPEDKIVAIDVATNRIKAEYRVGSNPERLALNPEGSQLWAANENAARATGFDLETGKILGEFQTGVEPEGVAVSPDGRFVYVTGETSHTITVIDAKELKLVRHFLVGNRPRFVLFSPDGSKAYVSAEIAGTVSVIDARAHRVIQTISLGLDSRLVEMALSPDGKRLYVAGGGTSAVYVIDTENNRVVRTIRERMGRRPWGITITPDGKKIYTANGLSDSVSVIDPVSLSVVKSIPAGRGPHSVVIGVVR, encoded by the coding sequence ATGCGACTACCCTTGCGCTTTCTGATCTTCGCCGGCTGCCTTGGCTGCGTGGCCCTCCTGCCGACTTCCCTCGTGCAGCAGCAGGCAGTCACCTACCGTGCCTACGTCTCCAACGAGTACGGGGCCAACGTCACCGTCATCGACGTGGCCACCGACGCCGTCATCGGCACCATCACCGTGGCGGGCCGACCCGGCGAGGTGCGCCCCCGCGGCATGGCGGTGAGTCCGGATGGGCGCACCATCTACGTGGCCCTGAGTGACTTCCAGCCTATCCTCGAGGTCCCCGAGGACAAGATCGTGGCCATCGACGTGGCCACCAACCGCATCAAGGCCGAGTACCGGGTTGGCTCCAACCCCGAGCGGCTGGCGCTCAACCCGGAGGGTAGCCAGCTTTGGGCCGCAAACGAGAACGCCGCGCGGGCCACGGGCTTCGACCTGGAGACCGGCAAGATCTTGGGTGAGTTCCAGACTGGAGTGGAGCCCGAGGGGGTGGCGGTGAGTCCGGATGGGCGCTTCGTCTACGTCACCGGCGAGACCAGCCACACCATCACGGTCATCGATGCCAAGGAGCTCAAGCTGGTCAGGCACTTCCTGGTGGGCAACCGCCCGCGCTTTGTGCTCTTCTCGCCGGACGGCTCTAAAGCCTACGTCTCCGCCGAGATCGCCGGCACAGTCTCGGTCATCGACGCCAGGGCGCATCGAGTCATCCAAACCATCTCACTGGGGCTCGACTCTCGTTTGGTGGAGATGGCCCTCTCCCCCGACGGCAAGCGTCTCTACGTGGCCGGGGGCGGGACCAGCGCAGTCTACGTCATCGACACCGAGAACAACCGGGTGGTGCGCACCATCCGCGAGCGCATGGGTCGCCGTCCCTGGGGGATCACCATCACCCCGGACGGAAAGAAGATCTACACCGCCAACGGCCTCTCCGACAGCGTCTCGGTCATCGACCCCGTCAGCCTGAGCGTGGTGAAGAGCATCCCTGCCGGGCGCGGGCCGCACTCGGTGGTCATCGGGGTGGTGCGGTGA
- a CDS encoding ABC transporter ATP-binding protein produces MLAVECHELGRRFGAVVAVGGLSFGVAEGELFAFLGPNGAGKTTTLHMLITMLEPTSGWAKVVGFDVVRQAPAVRESIGVVFQEPALDERLSARENLEVHGVLYGLRGPGLKEAIAQALEWASLAEVARRPVRTFSGGMKRRLELARALMHTPKVLFLDEPTLGLDPQGRRHLWERIATLRGQGLTVFMTTHYLQEAEACDRVGIIDQGHLIALDTPAALKLKVLGKAEGSLEDVFLELTGRKLRDEEARPRDRLLGFARRGGEHTR; encoded by the coding sequence ATGCTCGCTGTCGAATGCCATGAGCTGGGACGCCGCTTTGGCGCAGTGGTGGCGGTGGGGGGGCTGAGCTTCGGCGTGGCCGAGGGGGAGCTCTTCGCCTTCTTGGGCCCCAACGGGGCGGGCAAGACCACCACGCTCCACATGCTCATCACCATGCTCGAGCCCACCTCGGGCTGGGCCAAGGTGGTGGGGTTTGACGTGGTGCGCCAGGCCCCCGCGGTGCGGGAGAGCATCGGGGTGGTCTTCCAGGAGCCCGCACTCGACGAGCGCCTTAGCGCACGGGAGAACCTCGAGGTCCATGGGGTGCTCTACGGCCTCCGGGGCCCCGGGCTGAAGGAGGCCATCGCCCAGGCGTTGGAGTGGGCCAGCCTGGCCGAGGTGGCTCGCCGCCCGGTGCGCACCTTCTCCGGAGGGATGAAGCGGCGCCTCGAGTTGGCCCGGGCCCTCATGCACACACCGAAGGTCCTCTTCCTCGACGAACCCACCCTCGGGCTCGACCCCCAGGGCCGCCGGCACCTGTGGGAGCGCATCGCCACCCTGCGGGGGCAGGGCCTGACGGTGTTCATGACCACCCACTACCTGCAAGAAGCCGAGGCCTGCGACCGGGTGGGGATCATCGACCAGGGCCACCTGATCGCCCTGGACACCCCCGCCGCGCTCAAGCTGAAGGTGCTGGGCAAGGCCGAGGGCAGCCTCGAGGACGTGTTCCTCGAGCTCACCGGCCGCAAGCTGCGCGACGAAGAGGCGAGGCCCAGAGATCGCCTGCTGGGCTTCGCCCGCAGGGGAGGGGAGCACACCCGATGA